One Calditrichota bacterium genomic window, CGCTTCCTGAAGCAGATCGGTGGCTTTGGTTGGGGGCGCGAGCAGTTCGACCGTCCGGTGGACATTTGCGCTTCCGCCGGCCTCGACGTGTTTGTGGCTGACTACAACAACGAGCGCATCGAACGCTATGACAGCCACCTCAACTACATCTCCTCCTACTACCCAGATGAGAGCCAGGACGAAACGCTCCGCTTCGGTTTTCCGCTGAGCGTGGCCCTGTCGCGACATGGTGAGCTTTTTCTCGTCGATGGCGAGAACAGGCGGTTGCTGAAGATCAACTCCTTCGGTGTGCCGGAGTTGAGTTTTGGGGATTTCCGCTGGGCACAGGGCAGACTGGAACGACCGGCCCAAGTCGCGCTGAGCGCCAAGGATCTGGTGTACGTGGTTGACGCCGGTGGCGGGTGCGTGCTCGTGTACGACTACTCCGGCAACTTTATCCGCAAGCTCGGTGCGGAGCTGCTCCGTGCTCCGACAGGCGTGAGCGTCGATAGCCACGGATGCATCTGGGTGGCGGATACCGGGAACGACCGCATCCTCGCCTTCTCTCCGGAAGGGCGCCTCCTCGGCCAGTGGGGGGCGCACGGCGACAAATTGGGCGCCTTCAAGCGACCCACCGACGTGGCAATAGGCGCCGGACGGGTGTACGTGTTGGATGGGGGCAACTGTCGGGTGCAGGTCTTTGAACTCTCTGGCCAATAGTAGGCGCGCCTTTTCTCCTCGAGAACTGGGCAAGAAGAGCTGCTCCGCCCTGGCCTGTGCTCTGCTATTGCTGGGAGCGGCATTAGGGCAGAGCCGAGCGCAACTGCCCCGCCTGCAGGGCATAAGCCTCTATGAAAAGGACGTGCTGCTAGTTGCGGATGGCACGCAACTGGCCATTCGCCTTCCCGATAGCCTGCTGGTGCCGGGCACCGACAGCGTGTGGCTCGACGGCCGGCCGTTGCAGCGAGCTACCGACTACCAGATCGACTACGGCCCAGGGATCCTTTACCTGAGGCAACTTCCTGCTCCGAATGCCCAGATCCGCCTCGTGTACCAGCGCTTCCCCTTTGAGCTGCCACGCATCTATCGACGACGCCCTCTTCTTCGCCTCCCTGCCGACACCTCCTCCGCGCCATTACCCCAAGGGTTGGTCGCCCCTGCTGCGCCGCCTCAGATGTACGGCGCCGACCTACAAAAGAGCGGCAGCATCGTGCGCGGCATTACCATCGGCTCCAACCGTGGACTCAAAGTCGACTCTGGTCTTCGTATGCAAGTGGCCGGCAGGGTGAGCGAAAACCTGGAGGTAGTGGCCTCCCTCACCGACCAGAACACGCCCATCCAGCCCGAGGGCAACACCCAGACCCTGCAGGAGATCGACAAAGTCTTTGTCGAGCTGAAAGGGCGTGACGTGCATGTGACCATGGGCGACTACTACCTGGAGCTCACCGGGACGGAGTTTGCCGGCTATGCGCGCAAGCTGCAGGGCGCGATGGCCACGGTTCGCCACGGCCCGGTGGCTGCAACCGCCTCAGGAGCCGTGTCCAGGGGACAATTCCGCACGCAGTATTTTCTTGGGCAAGAAGGATATCAGGGCCCCTACCAGCTCAAAGGGGAGCGGGGGCAGATTGACATCATCGTGCTGGCCGGCACCGAGAAGGTCTGGGTGGATGGCGAGCTGATGGTACGCGGGGAGACAAACGACTATGTCATCGACTACAGCACCGCGCAGATTACCTTCACCAGGCGGCGACTGATCACGGCCGACTCGCGCATCACTGTGGACTTTCAGTACTCCGACGAGCGCTTTCGCCGCAACATCTATGCGCTGCGCACCACGGCCAGCCCGTGGGCGGATAAGCTGCAGGTGGGGGTCAGCTACCTGCGCGAGGCGGACGACAAGGACAATCCACTGGACTTTTCCCTCACCGAGCGGCGGCTGGCCCTGCTCCGCGCTGCCGGCGATGACCCCGCAAAGGCAGTGGAGGACGGTGCCACCTACGTGGGACCTGGAAAAGGACGCTACCAGCTCGACGCCGCAGGCGTATTCCGCTACGTCGGACCCGACTCGGGTGCCTACAACGTCTCCTTTTCCGATGTAGGCGAGGGGAAGGGCGATTACGCCTACGAAGGTGGCGGTGTATACCGCTTTGTCGGTCACGGCGCAGGCCGCTATTCGCCTGTGGTGCTGCTGCCGGTGGCGCGCAGTCACGACCTGATCGGCGCAGACGTGAGCTTCTCGCCGCGGCCCTTCCTTAACGTGCGCGCCGAAGGAGCAATGAGCCGCTTTGATGCCAACAGCTACTCTGACCTTGATGACGGTGACAATCGCGGCCTCGCTTCCGCGGTGAGCATTGAGCTCAAGCCGGAGCGCCTGCGCCTTTTTGGCGCCGCACTGGGTACCGGGCAGCTCATGGCCCGCCTACGACGCGTGGATAGCCACTTCGCCGACATCGACCGTACCACAGCGGTGGAATACGAGCGGCGCTGGGACCTGCCGGACTCCCTCACGCGCCAGGAGCTGGTTCACGAGCTGGTGGGGCAGTACAGCCCAGGGACTGGCCTCGAGTTCCGCGGCGAGTATGGGGGCATTCGCAAAGGGTCTGGGTTCTCCGCAACCCGGTTGGAACTGCAGTCCAGCCTTGCAAGGCCACGCTTGCCGCGTGCCTCCTACCGCTTCGAGTTCATTGATCGCGAGCAGGCACCCCGGAACAAGGCGGGAACCTGGCTGAGGCAGCGTGGCAGCGTCGACTACCAGTGGTGGAAACTCAGGCCAATCTTGGGCTACGAAAACGAGGTCCGCAAGGAGCAGTTTGCGGATACGCTCAGCTCAGGTTTCCGCTTCGACGTCTACCAGGCGGGGTTGGAGCTGGTGAATCTGGGCAGAATGAGTGGTGCGGCAAAGTTCTCCTATCGGGACGACCGCGACTATCGGGGCGGGGTGTTCACGCCCAAGTCGGTGGCCACGACGCAGACATACCAGTGGTCGATGCAGCGTTGGCGGAGCCTTGCGGCAAGCGCCGAATTCACCCACCGCGAGCGCTCTTATGCCGATCCCCAGATAAGCGACCAGAGAACCGATTTGGCCGAGGTGAAGGCAACCTTCTCCCCGTGGCGGCAGGCCCTGAGCAGCGAGTGGCATTACCAGGTGGCCAACACCGCGGTCGCCAAGAAGGAGCGCGTCTACCTGAAGGTGAGCCCGGGCGACGGCAACTACCGGTTCGACGCGCAGCTCAACGAGTACGTGCCTGACCCCCTGGGTGACTATGTGCTGCGCACCTTCACCACCGACCAATTTGTGCCGGTTGTTGAACTGCGCACCAGCGCCAAAATACGGCTCGACCCCAGGCAGTTCTTTCCCAAAGGCATTGCCGAGGGGCGAAAACCAAGCGTGGGCGAACGTGTGCTTTCGGCGTTGGCTACAGAGACGTTGGTGCGCATCGAGGAAAAGAGCAGGGAGTCGGACTCGTGGCAGATCTACCGCCTCAACCTCGCCCGTTTTCAGAGAGACGAGACGACGATGTTCGGCCTGATGACCTTGCGCCAGGACCTCTACGTGCTGCAGAATAGCCGCAAGGCCTCTGTGCGTCTGCGATACCAGGGGCGGAAGGAGAAGAACAACCAGTACCTGGAGGGAGGCCAGGATCAGCGCTTGCAGGAGTGGGCGGCGCGAGTGACCTCCCAACTGAGCTCCAAGGTTGGTCTGCAGGTGGACGCAGCGCAAGAGCGGAATGCCCGTACCTTCCGCTTTGCCGGACGGCAAAATCGCGATGTTCGGTCGCGCGGAGTGACTGCTGCGCTCTCCTATCGGCCGAAGCCGATACTCGAGCTCGCGCTCAAAGCCAAGATGGCCTTGCAGAAGGATGTGGCCTTCACCCCGGCGACCAACGCGCGCTTTGCGGCGCTGCAACCCGCGGTGGTCTACTCCCTGCCGGGCAAGGGGCAGGTGCGCGCGGACATCGAGTGGGTGAACGTCGACGTGGACCAGGCCGGGCGTGCCATCCCCTATGAAATCGCCGAGGGGAATCAGCCAGGGACGACCCTGCGCTGGAACATCGCAGCAGAGTACCGCGTGAGCGACAATGTGCGGGCCTCGTTGACCTACTCGGGGCGCAGCGAGCCACAAAGGCCAGAGGCGGTGCACATCGCCAAGGCGGAGATGCGGGCCTTTTTCTGAGAAAAAGATGTCGCTCTGGAGAGACAAAGCCATCGTTTCGCTCGTCGCCGTGCTCCTCTGCATGGGCCTGTGGCGATCCCTGTCAGCCGATTCATCGGGGAACATCGGCCGGGAGGCAGCATTTGCAGATGAGGTCGCAGGGCCGAGGCAGACTGAAGGGAGGAGTCTGGAGGCCAGGGACGCCGGAAGCGCAGGCCGAGCAAAGGTGCTGTCGGTGCGGATTCTTGGCACCCACGCCGTCAGCGAGGAGCAGGCATTGCAGTGGGCCAACATCCGGCCAGGCGCACCTTGGGGAGCGCACGAGGCAGAGGAACGCAGCCGCGCCCTGCTGGAATCCTACCGGCGCGAAGGCTACCCCTGGGCGCGTGTCGACTCAATAGTCGCTCACTACAGCACCGACAGCAGCGGCGTGAAGGTGAGTTTTTGGATAGAAGAAGGCCCACTGGCGCGCATCGGCACCATCGCTATCAACGGCGTAGATGAGGAGTGGCACCGCCTGCTGCTGGCGCGCTTCGATAGTCGCCCTGGCAGACCCTTTGTCGAGGAGGTCCTCCGCCGCGACCTGCAGGAGGCTCTCAGCGAGTTCGAGAACCGCGGCTACCCATTTGCACAGCTGGTGCTGGATAGCCTCTCCCTGCGCGAAGAGGAAGAAAGCCGCCTGCTCGACATCTGCCTGAGTGCATTCTTAGGGCCACAAGTGCGCATCGACGAAGTCCGGGTGGTGGGAGCGACCACCACCAAGCGGCAGGTTATCGCCAGGGCCGCTGGCCTGAGGTCAGGACAGCTGTACAGCCAGCGAACGATGGAGCGCGTGCCAGCGCGCCTCAAAAGACTGCCATTCATCGAAAGCGCCGACCCGCCTGTGGCCTTTGTGGGCGAGCAGGGGACTGGCGGCGTACTGCTCACCGTGCGCGAGCGGAAGGCAAGCTCCATCGACGGCGTGCTCGGCTACAATCCCGGGGTAGGCACCGAGAAGGGCTACCTCACCGGCCTCTTGGACCTGTCTCTGGGCAACCTCTTTGGGACTGCCCGCGCACTCCAGGCACGCTGGCAGAAGCGCGATCAGAAGACCCAGGAGTTGCGCTTTTCCTACCGCGAACCATGGGTTCTGGGCTCCCCGCTGAGCCTGGGCTGCGCTTTCGAGCAACTGGTGCAGGACACCACCTACGTGCGGCGGGATCTCGCCCTCGAGCTCTCCTTGCCCCTAGCTGACCGGCTCACTGCTAAGGTCCAGCTTGGCCGAGGCGAGGTCCTACCGGATTCTTTGGCCACAGCGTTGCTGGGTATGCCGCGCAGCCGCTCTCTGACCGGCGCGCTTGGGGTGGAGTACGACACCCGCGACGACCTGCTCAACCCGCGTTCTGGGTTCTTCTACCAGACCGCCCTATCGGTCGACCGCAAGAAGCAGTTTGTCTCGCCGGACCAGCAGGCCCTGTACGGCGTGCCGCCCAGAGTGGACAACAGACGGGTGATAGTCGATGCGGAGCTCTACGTACAGCCCCTCCGCTATCAGGTCGTAGCCATTGCCGTGCATGGACGCCAGGTGACCAGCACTCAGGGCAGGATTCCGATAGAGGACCAGTTCCGCTTCGGCGGGGCGCGCACCCTGCGCGGCTACCGGGAACATGAGTTCCGCGGTAGCAAGGTGGCCTGGTCGAATGTGGAGTACCGCTACCTCTTGGGCAGAAGGTCACGCGCCTTTGTCTTCCTGGACGGCGGCTACTATTGGCGCGAAGATGCACACCAGACGAGCGAAGGTTACCGCATCGGCTACGGCTGTGGGGTGCGCATCGAGACCGGGCTGGGCATCGTCGGCGTGGACTTGGGCCTGGGCAAAGGCGATAGCCTCATGGAGACCAAGGTGCACGTGGGCCTGGTGAACGAGTTCTGAGTAGCTGCCTGCGGCGGCCCGAAGGGCGAGCCGCGCCAGCAGGGGCTCTGGGCCCCAGGCGCACGTCTACCGCGCCCTCGATTCTTGCCAGAGCAGCGGCGGCCGCGAGTGGTGCAGCAAACTCGGCCTCACGGCGGGTGAAGATTGTACGAAGGGAAGCGAATGCGAAACCTCCTGCACCTACCCCGCAGACGGGCGTTGCTCCTCTACGCCTTTGCTGACATCCTCTGTCTCGGCCTGGGAATGGGTGTGCCCATCTTCTGCATCGCGCTCGGTGTACCGGTTGGCTGGTACCTGGGTCGCCGGCTGGCGGCAAACTCCCTTCGCCTGGACCTGCTCCTTGACAAGATGTTTTTCTGGGCAGCAGTGACTTCGGCACTGACCTTCGTGTGCATGCTGGTGCTTTGGGGTCCACAGGCACTCAAGCTGAGGGCCACGGAGGCTGAGTTAGCCAACTTTGGCATCCCCATGATTCTCTATCGGCCTCGGGCGAGCTTTGTTGGCTGGCTGCTGCTCATGATCTTTGTTTCTCCTTTTCTGCAATTCCTGTGTACGCTCTTTGGTGCCCAGCTCGGCGTGCGCTGGCACATGAAAGCGTTGCGGCGGGAGGGCGACCCCGCTTGACGTAGGGGGGTAGCGGACGTGTAGTACCGACCGGGCCGAGCGCCCACGGCGGGTAAGAACTGTAGCAGGCGATTCTCCACTGCCCGAGGCAAACCCACCTTTGCTTTGCCGCCCACGCCCCGGTGCGCAGCCCAGGAGCTGGAGCCAGAGCCGGCGAGTGGCTGCTGGTGAGAGCGACGCCCGCAGACTCTTCGGGCTGCGGCAGGAGCCGCCGCAACGTACGGAGAGAACCCGGACTTCGCTGGGCCAGCCGCAATCTTCGCTCAACGGAGGCCTTGGCCATTGGCGAGGATTGCGATGACGGGCGAACTCACACAGCTGAACCACTACGGCTACTATCTGTTCCTCGGGCTGGGTGATTTTGACGTGCCACCAGTCCTCGGCCCCGAGTGGACTTCTACCTGGGACCTGCGCACCTGGCAAGAGCGCCTCGACCGCCTGGTGAGTCTGGGCACCAACACCCTCTTCGTCTACCTCATGGGCCATGCCCTGCCCTATGCGAGCGCCAGATTTCCAGAATGCGTGGATGTCCGGCACCCGAATGCCAAAGCTGAGTTTTTCCAGCAGGTGGTGAACTGGTGTGTTGACAGGGGTATTTTTCTCGTCGCCGTCTTTTCCACCACTGGGCATGCCGAGGGATACACCTCGCGCCACCCCGAGCTGGCCATCTGCGACCGAGAGGGTCACCCCCAGGTGCAATCGGGCATCATGTGCCAT contains:
- a CDS encoding BamA/TamA family outer membrane protein; translated protein: MSLWRDKAIVSLVAVLLCMGLWRSLSADSSGNIGREAAFADEVAGPRQTEGRSLEARDAGSAGRAKVLSVRILGTHAVSEEQALQWANIRPGAPWGAHEAEERSRALLESYRREGYPWARVDSIVAHYSTDSSGVKVSFWIEEGPLARIGTIAINGVDEEWHRLLLARFDSRPGRPFVEEVLRRDLQEALSEFENRGYPFAQLVLDSLSLREEEESRLLDICLSAFLGPQVRIDEVRVVGATTTKRQVIARAAGLRSGQLYSQRTMERVPARLKRLPFIESADPPVAFVGEQGTGGVLLTVRERKASSIDGVLGYNPGVGTEKGYLTGLLDLSLGNLFGTARALQARWQKRDQKTQELRFSYREPWVLGSPLSLGCAFEQLVQDTTYVRRDLALELSLPLADRLTAKVQLGRGEVLPDSLATALLGMPRSRSLTGALGVEYDTRDDLLNPRSGFFYQTALSVDRKKQFVSPDQQALYGVPPRVDNRRVIVDAELYVQPLRYQVVAIAVHGRQVTSTQGRIPIEDQFRFGGARTLRGYREHEFRGSKVAWSNVEYRYLLGRRSRAFVFLDGGYYWREDAHQTSEGYRIGYGCGVRIETGLGIVGVDLGLGKGDSLMETKVHVGLVNEF
- a CDS encoding NHL repeat-containing protein, which gives rise to MRSLVSISLLLVAVGAVAGQSLPGTPELRLLFAFGSEGDQPGQFRNPMGIAVDLEGNVYVADTGNNRIQKFDGNGRFLKQIGGFGWGREQFDRPVDICASAGLDVFVADYNNERIERYDSHLNYISSYYPDESQDETLRFGFPLSVALSRHGELFLVDGENRRLLKINSFGVPELSFGDFRWAQGRLERPAQVALSAKDLVYVVDAGGGCVLVYDYSGNFIRKLGAELLRAPTGVSVDSHGCIWVADTGNDRILAFSPEGRLLGQWGAHGDKLGAFKRPTDVAIGAGRVYVLDGGNCRVQVFELSGQ